The following coding sequences are from one Dermacentor silvarum isolate Dsil-2018 chromosome 4, BIME_Dsil_1.4, whole genome shotgun sequence window:
- the LOC119448048 gene encoding DNA-binding protein RFX6-like produces the protein MQEILTPREIQELPQSFQQELSLFTSQLPDWLRSVIPASLLRQTKIQVLQEWTKVFRREMSFTKLAQSCRSVLSNACYTQRMLEDLSKLVMDETVEEAFACLQNGRTASALGVAELLSLLKKHASVEDLTEWMDMALDNVVTETGHSGTIHSRSNVYRDFMLSWMLLFSAIMRHLTLSRAQSFGHVHMLRVMIEEYMLLAFETSVSKEARLQRQEKLLTCTKDPDAVRTRMATSYAALSLQRTC, from the exons ATGCAGGAGATTCTGACTCCCAGAGAGATCCAGGAACTACCGCAAAG TTTTCAACAGGAACTCAGCCTTTTTACAAGCCAGCTTCCCGACTGGCTCCGCAGTGTTATTCCAGCTTCGCTATTGCGGCAAACAAAGATTCAAG TGCTTCAGGAATGGACCAAGGTTTTCAGGCGGGAGATGTCGTTTACAAAGCTGGCGCAG TCATGCCGAAGCGTGCTATCGAACGCCTGCTACACCCAGCGCATGTTGGAAGATTTGAGCAAGCTTGTCATGGATGAAACCGTCGAAGAAGCCTTCGCCTGTCTTCAAAACGGCAGAACGGCGTCAGCCCTAG GAGTTGCTGAGTTGCTCTCGCTCTTGAAGAAGCACGCCTCAGTTGAAGACCTGACGGAATGGATGGACATGGCTCTCGACAATGTCGTTACG GAAACAGGACACAGTGGCACCATACATAGTCGAAGCAATGTATACAGAGATTTCATGCTCTCCTGGATGCTGCTTTTCTCAGCCATCatgaggcatttgaccctgtcCAGGGCTCAGAGCTTCG gcCATGTCCACATGTTACGCGTCATGATAGAGGAGTACATGCTACTCGCGTTCGAGACGTCCGTTAGTAAAGAAGCCAGACTGCAAAGGCAAGAGAAGCTGCTAACATGCACCAAAGATCCAG ATGCTGTACGCACAAGAATGGCAACTTCATACGCAGCTCTGAGTCTTCAACGCACATGCTGA